The following is a genomic window from SAR202 cluster bacterium.
CTGAGCAAGCCGTTACGGCGACCGCCAGCAAGACCGCGATATAAGAGAATAGACTGGCCCTGCCCATAAGCCGATGCACCGGAATTTACCTTACTCCGTCCATTACCTTCTTGAGCTGCGGCATTGAGATGTTGCCGCCGCTCATAACGATCGCCACCTTTTTGCCCTTCAGCCTGTCCTTGATCTTCACTGCCGCCGCAATGCCGGAAGACCCGGCGTGCTCGGCCAGATTATGCGTGTGCTCGAGAGCGAGCCGGACGCCGTTCATGATCTCGTCCTCGCTGATGAGGACGAAGTCGTCCAGAAGGTCCCAGAGGATCTCCTGTGTGTACTCGAAGCCCACGCGGGTGGCGAGGCCCTCGGCAACGGTGCTGGTGGTGGACTCCACGACCCTCCGCTGCTTCCAGGACTGGTATGCGCCGGGAGCGCTCTCTGCGCCGACGCCGATCACCTGCACCTTCGGGTTGATGCCCTCCTTGACGATGCAGGCCCCGCACGCCCCGCTGCCTCCGCCGATGGGGACGATAATAACATCTACGTCCGGCAGGTCTTCAAAGATTTCGAGCGAGTAAGTGGCGACTCCCGGAACGAGCCTTGGCTCGTTGGCGGAGTGCACGTAAAAGCACCCCTCTTCTTTCGACATCGTGTCCGCCTTGTCGCGGCACTCGTCGAAGTCCTTGCCGTGGAAGATGATGTTGCCGCCCAGGCGGCGCATGGACTCCACCTTGTCCGCGTTCGCGTTCATGGGCACGACGATGTTCGCCTTCATCCCGAAGACGCTCGCCGCGTAGGCTATCCCCTGCCCGAAGTTGCCGGTGGAGGCGCAGACGACGCCGTGCTTCTTCTGCTCCGGCGTGAGTTGAGACAGGGTGTTCAGCGCGCCGCGCATCTTGAACGCGCCGAGCGGCTGGTGGTTCTCGTGCTTCACCCAAACCTCAGC
Proteins encoded in this region:
- a CDS encoding threonine/serine dehydratase, encoding MSQRPTLQDVIEARRRISPYITRTPLHHYRGLDKLIGAEVWVKHENHQPLGAFKMRGALNTLSQLTPEQKKHGVVCASTGNFGQGIAYAASVFGMKANIVVPMNANADKVESMRRLGGNIIFHGKDFDECRDKADTMSKEEGCFYVHSANEPRLVPGVATYSLEIFEDLPDVDVIIVPIGGGSGACGACIVKEGINPKVQVIGVGAESAPGAYQSWKQRRVVESTTSTVAEGLATRVGFEYTQEILWDLLDDFVLISEDEIMNGVRLALEHTHNLAEHAGSSGIAAAVKIKDRLKGKKVAIVMSGGNISMPQLKKVMDGVR